Proteins from one Microcaecilia unicolor chromosome 2, aMicUni1.1, whole genome shotgun sequence genomic window:
- the GCNT4 gene encoding beta-1,3-galactosyl-O-glycosyl-glycoprotein beta-1,6-N-acetylglucosaminyltransferase 4 translates to MKLHKLFYKWHRQQKVFFLGLLTVLLFSVLKLFNVERLVFIHRDIYLVEPELSTSDYVRNKFSSYTNESKMRINCSQIYAKEPVETGKSLALRRRNIIDLEDEDVEAMTRNCKVYRRIRGYHLKPVTLEEKNFPLAYSLVIHKSAVSVERLIRAIYSPANVYCIHYDQKSSAAFKAAIESLVKCFNNVFIASKLEAVTYAHISRLQADLNCLSDLLNSLVQWKYAINLCGQDLPLKSNFELVSELKKLNGENMLETGRPSSVKKERYMYQYTIKSMLEVFIPMPVRTAVSKEPPPHDIEMFVGSAYFVLSQAFIQYVFESPLAKKFLAWSVDTFSPDEHFWATLVRLPGIPGEIPRAAPDVTDLQSKTRLVKWIYMEEYLYPPCTGTHLRSVCIYGAAELRWLLKSGHWFANKFDAQIDPVIIKCLTEVIDEQQWQWFKLSSEEVFIRRTIRES, encoded by the coding sequence ATGaagctgcataagttgttttacAAATGGCACAGACAACAGAAGGTGTTCTTCCTAGGATTACTCACCGTGTTGCTGTTCTCTGTACTGAAACTTTTCAATGTTGAAAGACTTGTGTTCATTCACAGGGATATTTATTTGGTCGAACCTGAGCTGAGCACCTCTGACTATGTTAGAAACAAGTTTAGCTCTTATACAAATGAATCAAAAATGAGAATTAACTGTTCTCAAATATATGCAAAAGAACCAGTTGAGACTGGTAAGAGTTTAGCATTAAGAAGAAGGAACATCATTGATTTAGAAGATGAAGATGTTGAAGCAATGACCAGGAATTGTAAGGTGTATCGTCGAATTAGAGGATACCACCTAAAACCAGTGACATTGGAGGAGAAGAACTTTCCATTAGCTTATTCCTTGGTCATACACAAAAGTGCTGTGAGTGTTGAAAGGTTGATTCGTGCAATCTACAGCCCTGCAAATGTGTATTGCATCCACTATGACCAGAAGTCATCAGCTGCTTTCAAAGCTGCCATAGAGAGCTTAGTCAAATGCTTCAACAATGTTTTTATCGCTTCTAAATTGGAGGCTGTGACATACGCACATATTTCTAGGCTCCAAGCTGACCTCAATTGTTTGTCTGACCTACTGAATTCATTAGTTCAATGGAAATATGCCATTAATTTATGTGGTCAAGACTTACCTTTGAAATCAAATTTTGAACTGGTATCTGAGTTAAAGAAATTGAATGGAGAAAATATGTTAGAAACAGGTAGGCCAAGTAGCGTCAAAAAGGAACGATATATGTACCAGTACACAATCAAGAGCATGCTTGAAGTTTTTATACCAATGCCTGTAAGAACTGCAGTTTCCAAAGAACCACCGCCTCATGATATTGAAATGTTTGTTGGCAGTGCCTATTTTGTCTTAAGTCAAGCATTTATCCAGTATGTTTTTGAGAGTCCTCTTGCTAAAAAATTTTTAGCTTGGTCTGTTGACACATTTTCTCCTGATGAGCACTTCTGGGCAACCCTTGTTCGTCTGCCAGGAATCCCAGGTGAAATCCCCAGGGCAGCACCTGATGTTACAGACCTTCAAAGTAAAACCCGTCTTGTAAAGTGGATTTACATGGAAGAGTACCTGTATCCTCCTTGTACTGGCACCCACCTTCGCAGTGTTTGTATCTATGGTGCTGCAGAACTAAGATGGCTTCTAAAAAGTGGACACTGGTTTGCCAATAAATTTGACGCTCAAATAGATCCTGTTATAATTAAATGTTTAACAGAAGTCATTGATGAACAGCAGTGGCAGTGGTTTAAGTTGTCTTCTGAAGAGGTTTTTATACGTAGAACCATCAGAGAATCTTGA